GTTTGGTGGTGAACCCGATATACGCTGAGCTGTCACGGTTATGCCAGCTACTCCAGCACCAGATGGACTTTTTACTTTCCCGTTAATTACACCATTAGGGTCAATCACGGTAATGGTTATAGGAGTGGTATATAGTGATGCTTGAACTGATGGTCCGCAGTTATGTGAAGCCTTTCTTCTAAACTGAGTGGTTTCGGTTAGATTGGTAGGAGTGTAAGTAGGGGCATTAGTATAGGAACCAGTTGCGGGTCCCCAATCTCCTCCATTTGTTTTTTGCTCCCAGACTATTCCAAAATAGGATTTTTCATTTATGGTGGGACTGCTTATATTCCCAATTGCTGAAAGCGGTATCTCTTGAGGACTTGGTACTGCGGTAGTTCCTGATATACTACCTGAAGTTAAGGATAATGTCAAAGGAGTTACGGTAACAATATTGCTATAAGCTGTATTTCCACATGCGGTTACCGCTCGTCTAAATCGAACCGTGGAGTAACCCTCCATTCGCCCGTTATAAGATTGGCTACCTGCTTCATTATCATCTCCTGTGTTAAACCAAGCAGCTCCGTTATTACTTCTTTGCCAAGCATAATTCAAATCACACACCAATGTTGAAGAGGCATCTGTCAATGAAGGAATATATTGAATATCATATGCATAAGGGTCGCTTCCCGGGCATTCTTCTCTGGTAGTTTGTAACTGGTCATAGGGAGATTGATCATATAATGTAATTACGCCAGGGTTGGGAAGAACAGTCTCCGTAGTTATTTTTATTTCAAAGTCTCCTTCATTAGTATTATAGCCCTCTACTATGGCTTGGTAGGTACCAGGGGCTAAATCCATTACAATCTGAGAAGTTCTGTCAACAGCACCCCCATCATCATTACCCTCTAAGTAATTATAATTAGCTCTGTTATTTGTTAAATTGATTAGGTGAAGATAAGTATCAAAATTAGTAGAAGTTGAAGAAGTAGTAATAGTGACCTTTTTCGCTTTTTCCAAAACAAATTCATAAAAAACATCTTTTGAATCCTGAAATTCATCAAAGCCACTCCAACCGTTAACGTAACCAAAAGACCCTCCTAAAATAGAAGGATCGGGATTCCCTCTATTCCCGTTTTTATGACTTATGGTGGCATCAGCATTTAGGACGCCAAACTGAAGGGGATCGTTAACATGATCTCCATGAGAGGGCCTAACGAAGTATTTAAGATAGACATTACTATCGTAGGCACCGTTTATTTGCCCATCCCCAGAATTGTCCATAGCAAAATCTATATAGTTGGGTAAACCAACTTGCCCTGCTCGGTAGTCATAAATTTCATTTTTTATAGCTCTTTGAGCATCACTTGTGCTCCAGGTGATATTATTATCACAGCACTCATCCCAACTCATTGCCGAGATTTCAAATTTCCCATTTCCCGTAACATAAAAGTCGTATAAATGAGCCCAATTTATTCCGAAAAGAGGTTTAGTTGGATTAGTATATTTGGTTGAATAATACCATTCAGCAGGGACATTATGATTATTATTCATTGATAAAAATGGAATACCATCCACTGAATTATCATATGCAGAAGTTGTATTTACAATTTGGTCGGCAATCCCATTTTGGTCAAGACGTATTTCTAAATACATACGATTGTCGGCAAGGCCATTCCCTCCATCGTTATTAGTAAGCGAGGCTTTCCAGTCTCTTAGATAAACGCCCAGGTGATACTCATTCAAATTGTTCGATTGAGCAAGAAGCCCATAGGATGAGCATAAAAACAAGATTAAAAAAAGTAAATGTTTTTTCATGGCTATAAAGTGGTTTGACTTGTAGTAAAAAGGTTAGGGTATTTTTCTTGTAGCATGGCTTTTCGTCTTCGCGGAATCAGAATTTCTTCCTTGTTTTTAAGCTGTATATAAATACCGTGGTCGCTTAAAACAGTCCGTTTTATGAAAGAGCTATTGACTAAATTGGCTCGGTTTATTCTTATGAAATCTTCATCTGAAAATAGGATTTCAAAAGTCTTTAAGTGATAAGCCGATATTAGCTTCTTTCCGTTTTTCATGGTTAAGACTGTATAATTAGAGCTAGCCTGCAGGTGCGATATCATGCTTGGCTCTGTCTGATTTAAGAACTTAGGTTGGTTTAATATTTTCATGGCTATAAAGTGGTTTTCACATTTCGAATGTAGAGAGACGTATAGATTAAAGCGGTTTTAAGCAGGGGACAAAAAGTAGACAAATAAAAAAACGCTCTAGAAAGCCCCTAAAGGCCACCTTTAATCTAAAACAGTTTCGTAAAAGCTTAGAAGTGTGATTTTTTCGACAAAAAAAAGCCCGAAACGATACGTTTCGGGCTTCCAAAAAAACAGATTCTAATGTCTTGCGTCAACATCGACCATCCATTTTACTAAATAATTATTCTCAGCTAGTGCTGCTCCTTATTTGTGTAATCTAATTTTAATACTGGCTTTAAGGTAACTTAAAAACTTGCTCCATTAAGACCCATTTCTCCCCTGGCTTAGCACCTGGAATAGCTTGTTGAAAATTCCACATAAGGTTTTCCCACTCCACA
This sequence is a window from Arcticibacterium luteifluviistationis. Protein-coding genes within it:
- a CDS encoding LytTR family DNA-binding domain-containing protein, with translation MKILNQPKFLNQTEPSMISHLQASSNYTVLTMKNGKKLISAYHLKTFEILFSDEDFIRINRANLVNSSFIKRTVLSDHGIYIQLKNKEEILIPRRRKAMLQEKYPNLFTTSQTTL